One window of Aerococcus tenax genomic DNA carries:
- the nrdE gene encoding class 1b ribonucleoside-diphosphate reductase subunit alpha — translation MTFKQEENYLSLNALTRFKDQAGHYNFQADKEAVAVYMRDYIQAKTKTFANLDSKLDYLFENNYYEKEVFDQYSKDFIHEIYQWAEDQNFAFPNLIGAMKFYSAYALKTDDKAYYLETYEDRVIANALFLANGDQDLAKDLAADILSNRFQPATPTFLNAAKKRRGEYISCYLLRVEDNMESIARSIATSLQLSKRGGGVALCLTNLRETTAPIKGMANQASGVVPVMKLLEDSFSYANQLGQRQGAGAVYLHAHHPDILKFLDTKRENADEKIRIKSLSLGVVIPDITFQLAKENKDMALFSPYDIQKVYGKAMSDISITEKYDELLANPAIHKDFISARKLFQVIAELHFESGYPYLMFEDTVNRRNPHKKKGRIVMSNLCSEITQVSTPSSFNEDLSFRTIGEDICCNLGSLNIAKAMDQAPDFGHLVSHAIQALDRISRKSDLESAPSIKKGNQANHAVGLGAMNLHGFLATNHIYYDSEEAVDFTDMFFYALAYHAFKASHALVKKHGPFAGFAESEYADGSYFKKYTESRVQPKTERVRQLLKDYGLQLPSQEDWQALAKAIQEDGIANAHLLAVAPTGSISYLSSCTPSLQPVVSPVETRKEGKLGRVYVPAYQIDNDNYAYYQRGAYEVGPQAIIDIVAAAQKHVDQAISLTLFMSSEATTRDLNRAYIYAYSKGCSTIYYVRVRQDVLAGSEHLESDEVVSAGPTSPDRSSCNGDSECESCMI, via the coding sequence ATGACATTCAAGCAAGAGGAAAACTACCTGTCACTGAATGCTTTAACCCGTTTTAAAGACCAAGCAGGTCACTATAATTTTCAAGCCGATAAAGAAGCCGTAGCTGTCTACATGAGAGACTATATCCAAGCCAAGACCAAGACTTTTGCTAACTTGGATAGTAAGTTGGACTATCTTTTTGAAAATAACTACTATGAAAAGGAAGTCTTTGACCAATATTCTAAAGACTTTATCCATGAAATCTACCAATGGGCAGAAGACCAAAATTTTGCCTTTCCTAATTTAATTGGGGCCATGAAATTCTATTCCGCCTATGCGCTGAAGACAGATGATAAGGCTTATTATCTAGAAACTTATGAAGACCGGGTGATTGCTAATGCGCTCTTCCTAGCCAATGGCGACCAAGACTTAGCCAAGGATTTGGCAGCTGATATCTTGTCTAATCGCTTTCAACCGGCGACCCCTACCTTTCTCAATGCGGCTAAGAAAAGACGGGGTGAATATATTTCCTGTTATCTCTTAAGGGTAGAGGACAATATGGAATCCATTGCTAGAAGTATTGCCACCAGTCTGCAATTATCCAAAAGAGGCGGGGGCGTAGCACTCTGCTTGACTAATTTGAGAGAGACCACTGCCCCTATTAAGGGAATGGCCAACCAGGCCTCTGGGGTTGTGCCCGTGATGAAACTCTTAGAAGATTCATTTTCCTATGCTAACCAACTAGGACAACGGCAAGGAGCAGGGGCGGTCTACCTCCATGCCCACCATCCGGATATCCTTAAATTCCTGGATACCAAAAGAGAAAATGCTGATGAAAAGATTCGGATTAAATCCCTGTCTTTAGGTGTTGTGATTCCAGATATCACCTTCCAACTCGCTAAGGAAAATAAGGACATGGCGCTCTTTTCACCTTACGACATTCAAAAAGTATACGGCAAGGCCATGTCAGATATTTCCATTACCGAAAAATATGACGAGTTATTGGCTAATCCAGCCATTCATAAGGACTTTATTTCAGCGAGAAAACTTTTCCAAGTCATTGCGGAACTGCACTTTGAATCAGGTTATCCTTATTTAATGTTTGAAGATACGGTTAACCGCCGCAATCCTCATAAGAAAAAAGGGCGGATCGTGATGTCCAATTTATGTTCAGAAATTACCCAAGTATCTACTCCTTCCAGCTTTAATGAAGATCTTTCCTTCCGTACTATCGGGGAAGACATTTGTTGTAACCTGGGTTCGCTCAATATCGCCAAAGCCATGGATCAAGCCCCAGACTTCGGCCACTTAGTCAGCCATGCTATCCAGGCCTTGGACCGCATTTCGAGAAAGTCTGACCTAGAGTCTGCTCCATCCATTAAGAAGGGTAACCAAGCCAACCATGCTGTTGGTTTAGGGGCTATGAACTTACACGGTTTCTTAGCTACCAACCATATTTACTATGATTCAGAAGAAGCAGTAGACTTTACCGACATGTTCTTCTATGCACTAGCCTACCATGCCTTCAAAGCCTCACATGCTTTAGTGAAAAAACATGGACCTTTTGCAGGCTTTGCTGAATCGGAATATGCGGATGGGTCTTATTTCAAGAAATATACTGAATCAAGGGTCCAACCTAAGACAGAAAGAGTTCGTCAATTACTCAAAGATTACGGCTTGCAGTTGCCAAGCCAAGAAGACTGGCAAGCCCTCGCTAAGGCTATTCAAGAAGACGGTATCGCTAATGCCCACCTGCTGGCAGTCGCTCCCACGGGGTCGATTTCCTACCTGTCTTCATGTACACCGAGCTTGCAACCAGTGGTTTCACCGGTAGAAACCCGTAAAGAAGGTAAATTAGGTCGGGTTTATGTTCCTGCTTATCAGATTGATAATGACAACTATGCTTATTATCAACGAGGAGCCTATGAAGTCGGTCCCCAAGCCATCATTGATATTGTGGCAGCTGCCCAAAAACATGTGGACCAAGCTATCTCCTTAACCCTCTTCATGTCTTCGGAAGCGACCACCCGTGATTTGAACCGGGCCTATATCTATGCCTATAGCAAGGGCTGTTCCACCATTTACTATGTTCGCGTCCGTCAAGATGTTTTAGCCGGCAGTGAACATTTAGAAAGTGATGAAGTGGTCTCTGCAGGTCCAACGTCTCCAGACCGTTCGTCCTGCAATGGCGACTCGGAATGTGAATCCTGTATGATCTAG
- the nrdI gene encoding class Ib ribonucleoside-diphosphate reductase assembly flavoprotein NrdI has product MKELIVYFSTQSNNTHRFVQKLDAESIRIPIDEEERIKVDEDYVLVVPTYSGGKVTDAGQVDAHGAVPKQVIHFLNDPDNRKHCLGVISSGNTNFGDSFAIAGPVIAYKLKVPLLYQFELIGTKEDVEEVNRIISETFNADQ; this is encoded by the coding sequence ATGAAAGAATTAATTGTATATTTCTCAACACAATCAAATAACACCCACCGTTTTGTTCAAAAGTTGGACGCCGAATCCATCCGTATTCCTATTGATGAGGAAGAACGGATTAAGGTGGATGAAGACTATGTTTTAGTCGTACCTACTTATTCAGGCGGCAAAGTCACGGATGCCGGGCAGGTCGATGCCCATGGCGCTGTGCCTAAGCAGGTTATTCACTTCCTCAATGACCCTGATAATCGCAAACACTGTCTCGGGGTGATTTCATCTGGCAATACCAACTTTGGTGATTCCTTTGCCATTGCCGGGCCGGTGATCGCTTATAAATTAAAGGTTCCGCTCTTATATCAATTTGAACTGATCGGTACCAAAGAGGATGTTGAAGAAGTTAACCGCATTATTAGCGAAACCTTTAATGCTGACCAATAA